The region CTTATTAGACATAGGAGTTCAGGCAACTCAGATTACTAACTTTACACGCATATATGCACTTAATGAAGAAGCTCATAGTAGATTAAATACAGTCTATATGACGGCCTATTTTATAGGAGCAGGTATAGGTACGTTCTTTGGTCTGATTAGTTGGAATATTGGCGGATGGGAAGGTTCGTTGACACAAATGCTAGTATGGAGTTTCTTAGCTATGGGAGTTGTTCTTCTATCTAAAAAAGGGAAGTTATAATACCTTAAATCTGCAGATAACGTTTAAACGAGAAAGAATTGTATAAAACAGAGTAAAATTAGATTAAGCATACTATAGTATGGTTATAGCGCTAATGAAAGAGCTATGTAAAGTAGAATTCATTCCTAATAAATGGTAGTTTCCGATTTAAGGTAATAGAGTTATCTACTTAGAGGTATTGCATTTAGTCTATGGTTAGTTATATTTACATAACTATTAACTAACAAAACAAACAACAATGGGACTATTTGACTTCTTAAAGAAGAAAACAACTACTGATCCTCCTCTTGAATGTAATTATGCAGATGTCTGTAATAATCAAGAGGCAGAACATTATTATAAGACAGGTCAACTGGGTAAGCTTTACCTAATAGGTCTTGCTTTTGGAGGTGATGATTCTAATGTTAACATTCTATATGCACCATTAGAAGCTGTCAACCAAAAACAATTAATAGATAAAGAATTAGAAGCCCTTCTACATCAAGGTTTACATCTTCAGTATAGAGCCTTCCCTGAATATAAAGGAGATAGCTTTATCCCTAGTAAAGTCATTATAGAAGTTGATGGTGACCAAACTTATACAAAAGAGATAGATATTTGGTAATAATAAAACAATACCCTGGTTAGTTAAGTCTAACGAGGGTATTGTTTTATTATTCTAAAGAATAATCTTACTATTGACGACCTTCAGTTCATTATGCTCTTTAAGTTTACGGATAGTACGGATGACAGTTTCTACTCTTAAGCCTGTCATATCCGCTATCTCCTGCCTAGTTAGATCCACTGTATATTTCTCATTCGGATTAGTCGTCCATTTAGCTTTTAAATAATTAAGTAATGTCATGATTCTTTTCTCAGCATCTTGGGAAGATATCGTAGGAGCCATTACTTCTTGAAAATATAGTTTATTAGCTAAATTATGTGAGATCTTCAAAAACTCCTCATAATTCTCTTTAAGCATCAAAAGAAAAAGATCTTTAGCTAATATCAGTACCTTCGTTGGCTCTACTGCTATAGCGTTACATATATATTTTTTATCTTAGTACCCGACAAAAATGTTAAATATCTGATTTACAACAAAATAGGCGAGACGTATATTTGTAAAAAAGGCTGATATTCAGTATCTTAAAGGAAAAATTCTCACGTAATGCCTTTAGAAACGAACAACAGCCTAGATTACAAAAGTACAGAACTTTTAACGATATTAAAAGGAGGTTTTAAGGATAAACTCAATTTAGCTAGGATCAGTTTTATTTCCTTATTTATCGTGGCTCTATGCAAAGTAAAGTCAGTCAATTTTACAAATATATCTATAGCATTTGACAACTCAGTTAAAGCAGAAAGTAACTGTAGGCGTATTCAACGTTTTGTTTATGATGCTAAGTTAACATCTGAACTTGTAGCTAAGTTCATCTTTGCTATTCTTCCTAAACAAGATAAATATACCCTTGTTATAGATCGTACAAACTGGAAGTTTGGAAATCAAAACATCAACATACTGATGCTTGGTGTTTGTTACAAAAATGTTGCTTTCCCTTTAATATTTAAGATGTTAGATAAAAAAGGAAACTCAAATACCAATGAGAGAAAAGAACTCATTAATGATTTTATAGAATGGTTTGGAAAAGATTGTATAGAATGCTTATTAGCTGATAGAGAGTTTATTGGAGAACGTTGGATAGAATATTTGAATAACGAAAGAATTAGGTATTATATACGTATTCGAAACAATTTTAAAGTTTATCTACCTCATAAGCAAGAAGATAAATATGCATATCATCTGTTTTACAATTTAAAAGTTGGAGAGTTTAGAGCTTATGAAAAAATTGTGTATCTACATGGACAACTATGTTATCTGTCAGCCACAAAGATAATGACAGATGGCAAA is a window of Myroides oncorhynchi DNA encoding:
- a CDS encoding DNA/RNA non-specific endonuclease, with the protein product MGLFDFLKKKTTTDPPLECNYADVCNNQEAEHYYKTGQLGKLYLIGLAFGGDDSNVNILYAPLEAVNQKQLIDKELEALLHQGLHLQYRAFPEYKGDSFIPSKVIIEVDGDQTYTKEIDIW
- a CDS encoding helix-turn-helix domain-containing protein, encoding MLKENYEEFLKISHNLANKLYFQEVMAPTISSQDAEKRIMTLLNYLKAKWTTNPNEKYTVDLTRQEIADMTGLRVETVIRTIRKLKEHNELKVVNSKIIL
- a CDS encoding IS4 family transposase; this encodes MPLETNNSLDYKSTELLTILKGGFKDKLNLARISFISLFIVALCKVKSVNFTNISIAFDNSVKAESNCRRIQRFVYDAKLTSELVAKFIFAILPKQDKYTLVIDRTNWKFGNQNINILMLGVCYKNVAFPLIFKMLDKKGNSNTNERKELINDFIEWFGKDCIECLLADREFIGERWIEYLNNERIRYYIRIRNNFKVYLPHKQEDKYAYHLFYNLKVGEFRAYEKIVYLHGQLCYLSATKIMTDGKTDYCIIVSFNKPENASEKYKERWQIETLFRAMKSSGFNIEDTHLKCMKKLEQLIMLVMLALVWCYKIGDYIDTYIKPISFKKHSNRSISVVKLGLDYLARLFHSKVNQLNINVFCFLSCT